The following proteins are co-located in the Dromiciops gliroides isolate mDroGli1 chromosome 2, mDroGli1.pri, whole genome shotgun sequence genome:
- the LOC122743309 gene encoding LOW QUALITY PROTEIN: mitochondrial uncoupling protein 2-like (The sequence of the model RefSeq protein was modified relative to this genomic sequence to represent the inferred CDS: inserted 3 bases in 2 codons) encodes MVGFKPTDVPPTAIVKFLGAGTAACIADLITFPLNTAKVRLQIQGGGGSHPSFLSAQYQGVSGTILTIVKTEGPGSLYNGLVAGLQRQMSFASVCIGFFDSVKQFYTKGSEHAGIGSHLLAGCTTGALAVAVAQPKDVVKIRFQAQARAGGSRRYQGTLDAYKTIAREEGLQGLWKGTSPNVARNXVNCAELVTYDLIKDAFLKAYLXDLPCHFTSAFGAGFCSTIIASPMDMVKTRYMNSASGQYASAGHCALTMLRKEGPQAFCKGFMPSFLHLGSWNVVMFVTYEQLKRALMAAGTSREAPF; translated from the exons ATGGTTGGATTTAAGCCTACAGATGTGCCCCCAACAGCCATTGTCAAGTTCCTTGGGGCTGGCACTGCTGCCTGCATCGCTGACCTCATCACCTTCCCCCTGAACACAGCCAAAGTCCGGCTGCAGATTCAAGGAGGGGGGGGGAGCCATCCGAGCTTCCTCTCTGCCCAGTATCAGGGTGTCTCTGGCACCATTCTGACCATTGTGAAGACTGAGGGCCCTGGCAGCCTATACAATGGGCTGGTGGCTGGCTTGCAGCGCCAGATGAGTTTTGCTTCTGTCTGCATTGGCTTCTTTGACTCTGTCAAGCAGTTCTACACCAAGGGATCTGAGCATGCAGGCATTGGGAGCCACCTCCTAGCAGGCTGTACCACAGGGGCACTGGCAGTGGCTGTAGCCCAACCCAAAGATGTGGTGAAGATACGTTTCCAGGCCCAGGCTCGTGCAGGGGGCAGCCGGAGATATCAGGGTACACTGGATGCCTATAAGACTATCGCCAGAGAGGAGGGGCTTCAGGGCCTATGGAAAGGAACTTCACCCAATGTTGCCCGCAA TGTCAACTGTGCTGAGCTGGTGACATACGATCTCATCAAAGATGCCTTCCTGAAGGCCTACC ATGACCTTCCATGCCACTTCACATCAGCCTTTGGGGCTGGCTTCTGCTCCACCATCATTGCCTCCCCTATGGACATGGTCAAGACGAGATACATGAACTCTGCCTCAGGCCAGTATGCCAGTGCTGGCCACTGTGCCCTAACCATGCTCCGGAAGGAGGGACCCCAAGCCTTCTGCAAAGGGTTCATGCCTTCCTTCCTCCACTTGGGCTCCTGGAATGTAGTGATGTTTGTCACCTATGAGCAACTGAAACGGGCCCTGATGGCCGCTGGCACTTCCCGGGAAGCTCCTTTCTGA